Proteins from a genomic interval of Lycium ferocissimum isolate CSIRO_LF1 chromosome 2, AGI_CSIRO_Lferr_CH_V1, whole genome shotgun sequence:
- the LOC132044893 gene encoding uncharacterized protein LOC132044893, with the protein MASIAKNFSLIFLLTLLSSLQIHARDGQFFNKVPSNNGEKETQTVVPNKEQEPTFMPENENGAYGLYGHDSVSTPTTTNTNNPNVNNLPNSKYLPKNYNPVSYVTVAEDDTNKNNFNNNNNNEFATKHTTATTTNTNNNQFYSGPTNYRSSNNNNNNQEQYYNGVSDFSTKNHHNNQQQQFYSGDSLYSNNQQYYNNDNTNNINNNNDDDDEEQYYNAANTYYNNNNNNNYQQQGLTETRLSARSYSTNPTNYGNNYNNNNNNNQEQSYSANYNNNNNQEQSYSTNYNNYNSGKANYRVHQQQGMSDTRFLGNGKFYYDINAGTHARNPYENAREFAAMNQQYNNRNSYGTNEYNNNNFENEAEFENMP; encoded by the coding sequence ATGGCTTCCATTGCCAAAAATTTCTCCCTCATTTTCCTCCTTACTCTCTTGTCCTCACTCCAAATTCATGCAAGGGATGGCCAATTTTTCAACAAAGTCCCTAGCAACAATGGTGAAAAAGAGACACAAACAGTTGTTCCCAACAAAGAGCAAGAGCCAACTTTCATGCCTGAAAATGAAAATGGTGCCTATGGTCTTTATGGTCATGACTCTGTTTCCACCCCCACAACCACTAACACCAACAACCCCAATGTCAACAATCTTCCCAACAGCAAATACCTTCCCAAAAATTACAACCCTGTTTCTTACGTGACTGTCGCTGAAGACGAcacaaacaaaaacaatttcaacaacaacaacaacaacgagtTTGCGACCAAGCACACTACTGCCACTACCACCAACACAAATAACAACCAATTCTACAGTGGTCCCACCAATTACcgcagcagcaacaacaacaacaacaaccaagaacaGTACTATAATGGCGTCAGTGATTTTAGTACTAAGAACCACCACAACAACCAGCAGCAACAATTCTACAGCGGCGACAGCCTTTACAGCAACAACCAACAGTActacaacaacgacaacaccaacaacattaataacaacaacGACGACGACGATGAGGAGCAGTACTATAACGCTGCTAACActtactacaacaacaacaacaacaataactaccaGCAACAAGGGTTGACTGAAACAAGATTGAGTGCTAGGAGTTACAGCACCAACCCAACAAATTACGgaaacaattacaacaacaacaacaacaacaatcaagaaCAGAGCTACTCTGctaattacaacaacaacaacaatcaagaaCAGAGCTACTCCACCAACTACAATAACTACAACTCTGGCAAGGCTAATTACAGGGTGCACCAGCAGCAAGGGATGAGTGACACAAGGTTCTTGGGAAATGGGAAATTCTACTATGATATAAATGCTGGGACACATGCAAGGAATCCATATGAAAATGCAAGGGAATTTGCTGCAATGAACCAACAGTACAACAACAGGAACTCTTATGGCACCAAtgagtacaacaacaacaactttgAGAATGAAGCGGAGTTCGAGAACATGCCTTGA